ACTGTTCACGGAGAACCTCCGCCACGGTGGGGTTACCAACCGGTCCGACCAGGTCCGCAAGACCATCCACGTGGGCTATGGGCCCTACTGGATGCTGTCGCAGAACCAGGCGACCATGGACGAATTGCCCTACGTGACGGAAGCCACTTTCGCCCGGAGGGACGACGACCGGCGCGCGCTTTTCACGCCGTGGCACAGGCCGCGGGGCTGGACCCGGAGCAGCAAGGCATAATGACCAGGAAAGGATTGTAAAAAATGTCCGTCACCCGTTCCGTAGAACGTTCCGTAGAACAGTCCATGCACATGTACCGGCGGGCCGAGGAACTGATCCCCGGATGGACGCAACTGATCAGCAGGCGGGCAAGCCAGTTTGCCAGCGGCGTCAGCCCCGTCTACGCTGAAAGCGCCAAGGGCGCCCGCTTCGTAGACGTGGACGGCAACGAGTACCTGGACATGATGAACGCGGTCAGCGCCATTATCCTGGGTCACGCCGATGACATCGTTGACGGGGCAGTGAAGGAACAGATCGATCGGGGCAGTATCTATACGCTGAACAGTCCGCTGGAAATCGAACTGGCCGAGGAACTCGTCGATACCATCCCCAGCGCCGAGATGGTGCGGTACGCCAAGGCCGGGGGAGAGACCTGCGCCCTGGCGGTGCGGATCGTGCGGGGAACCACCGGCAGGGACATCATCCTCTTCTGCGGCTACCACGGCTGGCACGACTGGTACCAGTCCGCCAACTATCTCGTCGATCCGGAGAGCGGCGAATACCCTTTCGCCGGCATCGAGCCGATCGGCGTGCCGCAAGTCCTCGCGGGCACGGCCATCCCCTTCACCTACGGGGACCTGGACATGCTCTCGGACCTGCTGAAAAAGCACGAGGGTCAGGTCGCGGCGGTCATGATGGAGCCCGCGCGGTCCGAACTCCCGCCACCGGGGTACCTGGAAGCCGTCAAGTCGCTGGCCCATGAACACGGCGCACTGCTGGTTTTCGACGAGGTGTCCTGCGGATGGCGCTTCCGCATCGGGGGGTTCCAGGAGTATACCGGGGTGACGCCCGACGTTACCACCCTGGCCAAGGCCATGTCGAACGGTTACGCCATGGGCGCCGTCGTGGGCTCCCGTGAAGCCATGGCGCCCGCCGCGTCGATGTTCGTATCCAGTTCCTACTGGAGCGACAACGTGGGCCTGGCCGCCGCACTGACCACCATTCGCGAGTTGAAGCGACGGGACTCGGTACCCTTCTTCGAGGCCATGGGTCAACTGGTCAAGAAGACGATGAACGAAGCCCTCGCGAGCGCGGGACTGCCCGGCGCCTGCGTGGGCCTATCCCACAATCCCGGACTCGCCTTCGACCTGCCCGATCCGGAACTCACCCCCATCGTCTCCACGCTGTTCGTCCAGGAGATGTCGCGCAGGGGCGTTTTTACCCCGACCTCGTTCCGGGTCACCATAGCCCACACGGAAGATGACGTCCGGCAGCTGGGCGAGGCGGCCGCCGAGGTATTCGAGCTCATCAAATCGGGCCTGGACCACGGCAACTTGGAACAACTGCTGGAGTGCGACCTCAAGAAGGAACCCTTCAGGAGGCTGGTCCGGTGAGTTGGGCGGCCTCCGCTTCGCCCAGGACCAGCTCCGCCGCCTGCTCACCCGAGCGCACGCAGTCGGGCAGGCCCACGCCCCCGTAGGCATTGCCCGCCAGCGCGAGCCCGGGATGCCGTCCGAGCAGCGATTCGATCCGCTCGACGCGCCGGCCGTGGCCGACCAGGTACTGGGGCATGGCGTCCGGATAGCGCGCCAGTTCCGTGTGCAGCGGCTCGTTTTCGATGCCCATCAAGTCCCGTAACTCCCCGCGTACGATCCGCAGCAGGATTTCGTCGCCGGACTTGAGCAGTTCCTGTTGAAGCATGCCACCTAAAAACACGCGCAACAGGACGAGGCCATCCGGCGCCCGGTTCGGAAACTTCACGCTGCTGAAGGTGCAGGCGATGATTTTGCGATCCTCTACCGCGGGCACCACGAAACCGAAGCAGTCCAGCGGATGGGGCACGTCCGAACGCCGGTACGCGAGGTTCATGACGGCCGACGACGCGTGGGGGATGGCCGTCAGCTCGTCGTAAAGACCCGTGTCGGTACCGCGCAGCAGTTCCGCGGCATGTCGGGAGGGCACGGCGAGAATGATGCCGTCCGCCTGGAAATGCCGCCCGTCGCCGCAGGACAGGCTCCAGCTGCTGCCGTCACGGGTCAGCCGCGTCACATCGGCCTGGGTATGCATGGCGTCCGAGGGCAGTCGCAGCAGCAGCGCCTGCACGATGGTTTCCATGCCCCGGTCGAAGGAAGCCAGTTCGCCGTAACGGGCGCCGCTGCCTGCGCGGTCACCTCTGCCGGCGGGGTCACCGCTACTGGCGGGGTCACCGCTACTGGCGGACGCCCCGCGCTGTTGCCTCGCTGCCGCGCGCCGCTGCGTGACCATGGCCTTGATGACGCTGCGGTGACGCTGTTCCATCTCGAAAAACCGTGGGATGGTGGCCTTCAGGCTGAGGGTGTCCGGGTCTCCCGCGTAGATGCCGCCG
The sequence above is drawn from the Gemmatimonadota bacterium genome and encodes:
- a CDS encoding aminotransferase class III-fold pyridoxal phosphate-dependent enzyme encodes the protein MSVTRSVERSVEQSMHMYRRAEELIPGWTQLISRRASQFASGVSPVYAESAKGARFVDVDGNEYLDMMNAVSAIILGHADDIVDGAVKEQIDRGSIYTLNSPLEIELAEELVDTIPSAEMVRYAKAGGETCALAVRIVRGTTGRDIILFCGYHGWHDWYQSANYLVDPESGEYPFAGIEPIGVPQVLAGTAIPFTYGDLDMLSDLLKKHEGQVAAVMMEPARSELPPPGYLEAVKSLAHEHGALLVFDEVSCGWRFRIGGFQEYTGVTPDVTTLAKAMSNGYAMGAVVGSREAMAPAASMFVSSSYWSDNVGLAAALTTIRELKRRDSVPFFEAMGQLVKKTMNEALASAGLPGACVGLSHNPGLAFDLPDPELTPIVSTLFVQEMSRRGVFTPTSFRVTIAHTEDDVRQLGEAAAEVFELIKSGLDHGNLEQLLECDLKKEPFRRLVR
- the hemG gene encoding protoporphyrinogen oxidase, with the protein product MKVVVVGGGIAGLSAAHRLTESGHPGLEVTLLERSDRFGGTIRTVERDGCLIELGPDSFLTSKPWLSDLASRLGVADRIIPTARTHRRSHVVHRGKLHPLPDGFLMMAPTRLWPMATTSLFSWKGKARCALDLVLPRGTGTGDESLGAFVRRRFGGEVLERVVQPLIGGIYAGDPDTLSLKATIPRFFEMEQRHRSVIKAMVTQRRAAARQQRGASASSGDPASSGDPAGRGDRAGSGARYGELASFDRGMETIVQALLLRLPSDAMHTQADVTRLTRDGSSWSLSCGDGRHFQADGIILAVPSRHAAELLRGTDTGLYDELTAIPHASSAVMNLAYRRSDVPHPLDCFGFVVPAVEDRKIIACTFSSVKFPNRAPDGLVLLRVFLGGMLQQELLKSGDEILLRIVRGELRDLMGIENEPLHTELARYPDAMPQYLVGHGRRVERIESLLGRHPGLALAGNAYGGVGLPDCVRSGEQAAELVLGEAEAAQLTGPAS